The DNA sequence AACTATTGAGAAAATTAAAAAAGAGTCAGAAACTGCTAATTCAAAAAATATCTTTATTATAGAAGGTATTCGAAGCCAACATGAAGTCAGAATGTTTAGAAAAAGTTTTAAGAATTTTTTCCTTTTATCAGTATTTGCTTCTCCAAAAACAAGGTTTAATAGACTTAAAAGTAGGAATCGTAATGATGATTCTGTTGAATATGAAGGTTTCTTAAAAAGAGATCAGAGAGAGCTAGATTTTGGTATAGGGAATGTTGTAGCTACATCTGATTGTATTATTATAAATGAATCTGATTTAGAAACTTATAAAAATCAAATCAATGGATTTTTCAATAAAATTTTAAATTAGTTTCTAAATTAGTTTTTAAATTTGTTTTTAAATTAACCTTTAAATAGCTTTTAAATTACTCTTTAAATTTATTTTAATTTAATACTTAATTTAGTT is a window from the Methanobrevibacter arboriphilus JCM 13429 = DSM 1125 genome containing:
- a CDS encoding nucleoside monophosphate kinase, producing the protein MKVVGISGLPGSGKSLVSKIAKEKNIIVINMGDLVRKEAKKRNADVGETSIKLREEFGEYVLAKLTIEKIKKESETANSKNIFIIEGIRSQHEVRMFRKSFKNFFLLSVFASPKTRFNRLKSRNRNDDSVEYEGFLKRDQRELDFGIGNVVATSDCIIINESDLETYKNQINGFFNKILN